A portion of the Terriglobia bacterium genome contains these proteins:
- a CDS encoding FHA domain-containing protein, with protein sequence MSPRLIPLTDDARCAINSDQCTVERFPFRVGRERRTFHLKVPDPAERRAHRREPTNDLYIVDICGLFKYPANHFQIEAQSGDYFLTDLGTPCGTIVEGKTLGGNDVGGRTQLHDHDVIILGSALSPMIFKFRTN encoded by the coding sequence ATGTCACCCCGATTGATCCCTCTCACGGATGATGCCCGTTGCGCGATTAACAGCGACCAATGCACGGTTGAACGATTCCCCTTTCGGGTGGGCCGGGAACGCCGCACGTTCCACCTTAAAGTTCCCGACCCGGCTGAACGTCGTGCCCACAGACGGGAACCCACCAACGACCTTTACATTGTCGATATTTGCGGGCTCTTCAAGTATCCCGCCAATCATTTTCAAATCGAAGCCCAGTCGGGCGACTATTTCCTGACCGATCTGGGAACCCCCTGCGGAACCATTGTTGAGGGAAAAACTCTGGGGGGAAATGACGTCGGCGGCCGCACGCAACTCCATGATCACGATGTCATTATTCTCGGAAGCGCCTTGTCGCCAATGATCTTCAAATTCCGCACGAACTGA